A genomic segment from Glycine soja cultivar W05 chromosome 20, ASM419377v2, whole genome shotgun sequence encodes:
- the LOC114403558 gene encoding lysM domain receptor-like kinase 3 → MCKSKKSTSVIQPRTRTNTKRTNSPRPHRTRTPTSSSSNYETSTSDVPITESRSYVFENNNNSNTNYDFEWSKTSSISSRASLSSLRDTLPENPNIYHFSEIAAATANFSSPRLSSSSWRCVIRQRDVVVSRRNFRQQIDLPELSRRLALICRSHHSSLVKLLGASVSGAVIFLVYEFVPGASLADCLRNRRNPSFTDLKTWISRMQIASDVAHGLDYIHNFSGSGSDSEAGFVHNHIKISSIVITEENLRAKICHFGASDLCGEAVAGEGEPSGGRMVRIEGRRGYMAPEFQISGLATKKTDVYAFGVVVLELLSGEEALKFEFNDDGGYRRISVVETAKIAAEVNGGVRKWADKRLRDSFPVKVAERMLRVGLECVCDDPNERPDMGRVSNEVSKLYLESKEWDEKMGTDIDLSVSLAPR, encoded by the coding sequence ATGTGCAAATCCAAAAAGAGCACAAGCGTGATCCAACCCAGAACCCGAACAAACACAAAAAGGACAAATTCCCCTCGTCCTCACCGAACACGAACCCCAACATCGTCTTCCTCGAACTACGAAACCTCCACGAGCGATGTTCCAATCACAGAATCAAGAAGCTACGTATTCGAAAACAACAACAACTCCAACACCAACTACGACTTCGAGTGGTCCAAAACCTCTTCAATTTCAAGCCGCGCTTCTCTATCAAGTCTCAGAGACACGCTCCCTGAAAACCCTAACATCTACCACTTCTCCGAGATCGCCGCCGCAACCGCCAATTTCTCTTCCCCGCGCCTCTCTTCTTCCTCCTGGCGCTGCGTAATTCGCCAACGCGACGTCGTCGTTTCGCGCCGCAACTTCCGCCAACAAATTGATCTTCCGGAGCTCAGTCGCCGCCTCGCGCTCATCTGCCGGAGCCACCACAGCAGCCTCGTGAAACTCCTCGGCGCGTCGGTCTCCGGCGCCGTCATCTTCCTCGTCTACGAGTTCGTCCCCGGCGCCAGCCTCGCCGACTGCCTCCGCAACCGCCGGAACCCTAGCTTCACCGATCTCAAGACGTGGATCTCTCGGATGCAGATCGCATCCGACGTGGCGCACGGTCTCGATTACATCCACAATTTCTCCGGCTCCGGTTCGGATTCCGAAGCCGGATTCGTTCACAATCATATCAAGATTTCGAGCATTGTAATCACGGAGGAGAATCTGCGCGCGAAAATCTGCCACTTCGGCGCGTCAGACCTCTGCGGCGAGGCCGTCGCCGGCGAAGGCGAGCCTTCCGGCGGCCGGATGGTGAGGATCGAGGGGAGGAGGGGCTACATGGCGCCGGAGTTTCAGATCAGCGGCCTCGCGACGAAGAAGACCGACGTGTACGCCTTCGGAGTGGTTGTTTTGGAGCTGCTGAGCGGGGAAGAGGCGTTGAAGTTCGAATTCAACGACGACGGAGGTTATCGGAGGATTAGCGTGGTGGAGACGGCGAAGATTGCGGCGGAGGTGAACGGCGGCGTGAGGAAGTGGGCGGATAAGAGGCTGAGGGATTCGTTTCCCGTGAAAGTTGCGGAGAGAATGCTTCGGGTCGGGTTGGAGTGTGTTTGCGATGACCCGAATGAGAGACCCGACATGGGTCGGGTCTCGAATGAGGTGTCGAAGCTGTATTTGGAATCGAAGGAGTGGGATGAAAAAATGGGAACCGATATTGACTTGTCGGTGTCGTTGGCCCCACGGTGA
- the LOC114403560 gene encoding DNL-type zinc finger protein-like, with protein sequence MAARMLQKRLISIFSRQTHHPITQESSWYSPTSAILNRYGFHQRRVTTHTNPIKPVCEDVENNEADTLKSSPNPDEVATSISVNETSSIKFSAKSSLKTSSRHDLAMVFTCKVCETRSIKTVCRESYEKGVVVARCGGCNNLHLIADHLGWFGEPGSIEDFLASRGEEVKRGSVDTLNLTLEDLAGRKP encoded by the exons ATGGCGGCAAGGATGTTGCAGAAGCGACTCATTTCAATCTTCTCAAGACAAACTCATCACCCCATTACTCAAG AATCTTCTTGGTATTCTCCTACCAGTGCAATATTAAACAGATATGGATTCCATCAAAGGAGGGTCACGACACATACAAATCCAATCAAACCTGTTTGTGAAGATGTAGAGAATAATGAAGCAGACACCTTAAAATCAAGTCCAAACCCAGATGAAGTTGCTACATCTATTAGTGTTAATGAGACCTCTTCTATAAAGTTTTCTGCCAAGTCCAGTTTGAAGACATCCTCAAGGCATGATCTTGCTATGGTTTTCACCTGCAAGGTCTGTGAAACAAGATCCATTAAGACGGTTTGTCGCGAATCATATGAGAAAGGTGTGGTGGTGGCAAGATGTGGGGGGTGTAATAACCTTCACCTGATTGCAGATCACCTTGGGTGGTTTGGTGAACCAGGAAGCATTGAGGACTTCCTGGCTTCTCGTGGAGAAGAAGTGAAAAGAGGTTCAGTTGACACACTGAACCTTACATTGGAAGATTTAGCAGGAAGGAAACCTTGA
- the LOC114403559 gene encoding ATPase ARSA1-like, which produces MACGSVLSSFLHITNSMAIKGVLSFAPNPPLLLRLPKAVTFLSFSASTKSPTKSFQVRSIAGTTEAASGFDEMVSGTKRKYYMLGGKGGVGKTSCAASLAVKFANNGHPTLVVSTDPAHSLSDSFAQDLTGGALVPVEGPDYPLFALEINPEKSREEFRNAAQKNGGTGVKDFMDGMGLGMIADQLGELKLGELLDSPPPGLDEAIAISKVMQFLESQEYSMFTRIVFDTAPTGHTLRLLSLPDFLDASIGKILKLRQKIASATSAIKSVFGQEETRQNAADKLEKLRERMIKVRELFRDTDSTEFVIVTIPTVMAISESSRLSASLKKENVPVKRLIVNQILPPSTSDCKFCAMKRKDQMRALDIVQNDPELSSLLMIQAPLIDVEIRGVPALKFLGDIIWK; this is translated from the exons ATGGCATGTGGCTCTGTTCTTTCATCTTTTCTTCACATAACGAACTCCATGGCCATCAAGGGTGTCCTCTCCTTCGCACCAAATCCTCCTCTGCTTCTTCGTCTCCCCAAAGCTGTcacctttctttccttttctgctTCCACTAAATCCCCCACTAAGTCTTTTCAAG TGAGATCAATTGCTGGTACTACAGAAGCTGCATCGGGGTTTGATGAGATGGTTTCTGGGACTAAGAGGAAGTATTACATGCTAGGTGGGAAAGGGGGAGTAGGGAAGACAAGCTGTGCTGCTTCACTTGCTGTTAAATTTGCCAATAATGGACACCCTACTCTCGTGGTTTCCACCGATCCAGCGCATTCTTTGAGTGATTCTTTTGCTCAG GATTTGACAGGGGGTGCATTGGTGCCAGTAGAAGGACCTGATTATCCTCTTTTTGCTCTTGAA ATAAACCCTGAGAAGTCTAGGGAAGAGTTTCGAAATGCCGCCCAGAAAAATGGTGGAACTGGAGTCAAAGACTTCATGGATGGCATGGGTCTTGGAATGATTGCAGACCAG TTGGGAGAACTAAAACTGGGAGAATTACTGGATTCTCCTCCTCCTGGACTGGATGAAGCTATTGCGATCTCCAAG GTTATGCAATTTCTTGAATCACAGGAATATAGCATGTTTACTCGAATAGTATTTGATACAGCACCTACG GGTCACACATTACGATTATTGTCCTTACCCGATTTCTTGGATGCATCCATTGGAAAGATACTGAAG CTAAGACAAAAAATAGCTTCTGCTACATCAGCAATTAAATCCGTGTTTGGGCAAGAAGAAACCCGACAGAATGCT GCTGACAAATTGGAGAAACTCAGAGAGAGGATGATAAAAGTGCGCGAACTCTTTCGTGATACTGATTCGACCGAATTTGTCATTGTTACAATCCCCACG GTGATGGCAATTAGTGAGTCATCTAGATTGAGTGCTTCCCTGAAGAAGGAAAATGTTCCTGTGAAGAGACTTATTGTCAACCAGATCCTTCCACCATCTACATCTGATTGCAAGTTTTGTGCTATGAAAAGAAAG GATCAAATGCGTGCTCTTGATATAGTTCAGAACGATCCAGAACTCTCCAGCTTATTGATGATCCAGGCACCACTCATAGATGTTGAGATAAGAGGTGTTCCAGCTCTCAAATTTCTGGGTGACattatttggaaatga